A region of Moorena producens PAL-8-15-08-1 DNA encodes the following proteins:
- a CDS encoding SpoIIE family protein phosphatase produces the protein MSQGNQDKLKLMVVDDESDNLDLLYRTFRRKFQVFRANDAITALDILDTEGEMAIIISDQRLGGMNGTEFLSRTVERFPDTIRILLTAYTDIEDLVEAINSGQVYKYITKPWQGEELKAVVRQAAETYQVLKKRTRELSRALRREELFNMVTTAIRESLDYSNLLQKVVTTMGQAFDATACFLQPVEFNQLTPECFTYKVSGDGNTPHIPNADLMIQQVLEKPETKLWQETRDGQNSVHLIVPLPDQQQILGVLCLYQQKSEGSWNTDDIQLIEAVAKQAALAISQAKLLQRTQLQAQQMRDELDVARQIQNNLLRQSWPKMEQVRVQAHCTPARQVGGDFFEVYVHPQGDIWLAVGDVSGKGVPAALFMTSAMSMLRRELAQEISPDPKTVIQNLNHTMSDDLYNTNRFITLVLARYTPDKQQLVYANAGHTYPMVWSDHQVVQQHSESKTPEPTYLEVRGIPLGILPIWQAESGHLRLNSGSILLLTSDGITEATLNPVTGRSSNGSSSTSSRLESSGLWQLLLQEPAPFDLSNFLARIRERTNPIQEDDQTLVSLEVL, from the coding sequence ATGAGTCAGGGAAATCAAGACAAACTCAAATTGATGGTAGTAGACGATGAGTCTGACAACTTAGATCTACTTTACAGAACCTTCCGCCGAAAATTTCAAGTGTTCAGAGCTAATGATGCCATAACCGCCTTAGATATTTTGGACACTGAAGGAGAGATGGCGATTATTATCTCAGATCAGCGCCTAGGGGGAATGAATGGCACAGAATTCTTAAGCAGGACAGTAGAGCGTTTTCCAGATACAATTCGCATCCTGTTGACTGCCTACACAGATATAGAAGATTTGGTGGAAGCGATTAACTCAGGTCAGGTCTATAAATACATCACAAAGCCTTGGCAGGGTGAGGAACTAAAAGCAGTGGTGCGACAAGCTGCGGAAACTTACCAAGTCCTAAAAAAAAGAACCAGGGAACTTTCTCGAGCCTTACGACGGGAAGAATTGTTCAATATGGTGACAACGGCAATTCGAGAATCTCTAGATTATAGTAATCTACTGCAAAAGGTAGTGACCACCATGGGTCAAGCCTTTGATGCTACCGCTTGTTTCCTGCAACCGGTAGAGTTCAACCAACTCACACCAGAATGTTTCACCTACAAGGTTTCTGGGGATGGCAATACACCTCATATCCCTAATGCTGATTTGATGATACAACAGGTATTAGAGAAACCCGAGACTAAGTTGTGGCAAGAAACAAGGGATGGTCAGAATTCGGTGCATTTGATCGTTCCCCTACCGGACCAACAACAGATCTTAGGGGTGTTGTGTCTCTACCAGCAAAAGAGTGAGGGATCTTGGAATACAGACGATATCCAGCTAATAGAAGCCGTTGCTAAACAAGCAGCGTTAGCGATTTCTCAGGCAAAACTACTCCAACGCACCCAGTTACAGGCTCAGCAGATGCGGGATGAACTAGATGTAGCTCGCCAGATTCAGAATAATTTGCTGCGTCAGAGTTGGCCAAAGATGGAACAGGTGCGAGTGCAAGCTCACTGCACCCCAGCGCGACAGGTTGGTGGGGATTTTTTTGAAGTCTATGTTCATCCCCAAGGAGATATATGGCTAGCAGTTGGAGATGTCTCCGGTAAAGGCGTACCTGCTGCCTTATTTATGACCAGTGCCATGTCGATGTTACGACGGGAACTTGCTCAAGAAATATCCCCAGACCCAAAAACAGTGATCCAAAATCTTAACCACACCATGTCAGATGACCTTTATAATACCAACCGTTTTATTACCCTGGTCTTGGCTCGTTATACCCCTGACAAACAACAGTTGGTTTACGCTAATGCTGGTCATACCTATCCTATGGTTTGGTCTGATCACCAAGTAGTCCAACAACACTCAGAATCAAAAACTCCAGAGCCGACTTACCTCGAGGTTCGGGGTATTCCCTTGGGAATTTTGCCAATTTGGCAGGCGGAATCAGGACATTTAAGATTAAATTCAGGTAGCATCCTGCTACTAACAAGTGATGGAATTACGGAAGCAACCCTGAATCCAGTGACAGGTCGTTCATCTAATGGGTCAAGCAGCACCAGTTCTAGGCTTGAGTCATCCGGTCTTTGGCAGCTTCTGCTTCAGGAACCTGCTCCCTTTGACCTTAGTAATTTCTTAGCTCGGATTCGAGAGCGTACTAACCCGATTCAGGAAGACGACCAAACCCTAGTATCTCTGGAGGTATTGTAG
- a CDS encoding ATP-binding protein, producing the protein MKTELQIPSDLKFLSIVENWFIGILQVELGNRVDWPSLSNRLRLVLVEAYSNVVRHAHRDQPNLPILICLELKERDIALEIWDYGQGFDPSFYKAPNPGDLQENGYGWLIIHRLMDRVEYRLQVNGRNCLELQVSLAQ; encoded by the coding sequence ATGAAAACAGAACTACAGATACCGAGTGACCTAAAGTTTTTGAGCATTGTCGAAAACTGGTTTATAGGGATTTTGCAGGTTGAACTCGGAAATCGTGTTGATTGGCCTAGTCTATCCAATCGTTTGCGATTGGTATTAGTGGAAGCTTACTCTAACGTAGTGCGTCATGCTCATCGCGATCAACCCAATTTACCCATCTTGATTTGCCTAGAACTCAAAGAACGGGATATTGCTCTGGAGATTTGGGATTATGGTCAAGGATTTGACCCATCGTTTTATAAAGCACCGAATCCAGGTGATTTACAGGAAAACGGCTATGGCTGGCTAATTATCCATCGACTAATGGATCGGGTGGAGTATCGCTTACAGGTCAATGGTCGGAATTGTTTGGAGTTGCAAGTCAGCTTAGCCCAGTAG
- a CDS encoding SWIM zinc finger family protein, whose translation MSIPEISQEIIRSYTSSQSWQRGKAYYHDGHVRRVVQRGKLITADVESSDIRPYQEVRPVANLIIRCGKRTY comes from the coding sequence ATGTCTATTCCAGAAATCAGCCAGGAAATTATTCGTTCTTATACCAGTAGCCAATCATGGCAACGAGGAAAAGCTTATTATCACGATGGCCATGTGAGAAGAGTAGTTCAACGGGGGAAATTAATTACAGCAGACGTTGAAAGTAGTGATATTCGCCCTTATCAAGAGGTGCGACCCGTGGCGAATTTAATAATTAGATGCGGAAAGCGCACCTATTAA
- a CDS encoding Uma2 family endonuclease codes for MITLAKWSIQDYHNMIAAGILSERRVELLEGQIIEMSPEGPLHRKINDSIAEYLREQLRGSAKIYESHPISLPDSEPEPDIAVVKLPVSLYDSRHPSAEEIYLLIEISDSTLEKDLEQKRITYAHAGILEYWVVDLKAQQLIVFQQPSGNSYQIQQTYSQGNLSLVAFEHIELSVEKLVSLNSYRE; via the coding sequence ATGATAACCTTAGCTAAATGGTCAATTCAAGACTATCATAACATGATAGCAGCAGGTATCCTAAGTGAGCGTCGTGTCGAATTACTAGAAGGGCAAATTATTGAAATGTCACCAGAGGGACCTTTACATCGCAAAATAAACGATTCTATCGCCGAATATTTGCGGGAACAGCTCCGAGGTAGCGCCAAGATTTACGAATCACATCCTATTTCCCTTCCTGATTCAGAACCAGAACCAGATATTGCCGTTGTCAAATTGCCCGTTTCCTTGTATGACTCTCGTCACCCTTCTGCTGAAGAAATTTACCTATTAATAGAAATCTCTGATAGTACCTTAGAAAAAGATTTGGAACAGAAGCGAATTACTTATGCTCATGCTGGCATCTTAGAATATTGGGTTGTAGATTTGAAAGCTCAACAACTGATCGTGTTTCAGCAACCATCGGGCAATAGTTATCAAATTCAACAAACCTACAGCCAAGGAAATCTCTCCCTTGTGGCTTTTGAGCATATTGAACTATCAGTAGAAAAGCTAGTATCGTTAAACTCTTATAGAGAATAA
- a CDS encoding type II toxin-antitoxin system Phd/YefM family antitoxin — MTIHVNKQEAEQRFSELFSQVLKGEEIIISAQGQEMARIIPSIKPPKPRVPGIDKGRLVVPDDFDDPLPEEILESFYGQG; from the coding sequence ATGACGATTCATGTAAACAAACAAGAAGCTGAACAACGATTCTCTGAATTATTCAGTCAGGTACTCAAAGGAGAAGAAATTATCATTTCAGCACAGGGCCAAGAAATGGCAAGGATTATTCCCTCAATAAAACCACCAAAACCAAGAGTGCCAGGTATCGACAAAGGGCGTTTAGTTGTTCCAGATGATTTTGACGATCCTCTCCCTGAAGAGATTTTAGAATCTTTTTACGGTCAAGGATAA